A genomic window from Chitinophaga pollutisoli includes:
- a CDS encoding YeeE/YedE thiosulfate transporter family protein produces the protein MLVGGGFLVGFGTRYAGGCTSGHSIMGLSNLQWPSLVATIMFMAGGFIMANLILPFILQL, from the coding sequence ATGCTGGTAGGGGGCGGATTCCTGGTAGGATTCGGTACGCGATATGCCGGCGGTTGCACATCCGGGCATTCTATAATGGGATTGAGTAATCTTCAATGGCCCTCGTTAGTTGCCACGATCATGTTCATGGCTGGCGGTTTTATCATGGCAAATCTGATCTTGCCTTTCATCCTTCAATTGTAA
- a CDS encoding YeeE/YedE thiosulfate transporter family protein, translating into MHVLQQPWPWYIAGALIGLIVPALLILGNKHFGISANLRHACAACFPSGIKFFQYDWRKEIWNFFFVGGIIVGAIIAAQLIPNISPVEIHPALASELAGYGISDHTGLLPAELFPSGAFSV; encoded by the coding sequence ATGCATGTCTTACAACAACCCTGGCCATGGTATATTGCTGGAGCCTTGATCGGGCTTATCGTACCGGCGCTATTGATACTGGGCAACAAACATTTTGGTATTTCCGCCAATCTCCGCCATGCATGCGCGGCCTGTTTCCCTTCCGGTATCAAGTTTTTTCAATATGATTGGAGAAAGGAAATATGGAATTTCTTCTTTGTGGGAGGGATCATCGTGGGGGCCATTATAGCTGCTCAGTTGATTCCCAACATCAGTCCGGTCGAAATCCATCCCGCGCTCGCCAGTGAACTGGCTGGTTACGGGATATCAGATCACACGGGCCTGCTGCCGGCAGAACTTTTTCCTTCGGGAGCCTTTTCAGTTTGA
- a CDS encoding FecR domain-containing protein, with protein MNIEQLGDIIDRYLAGTATDPEKSWVEQWLQQRPEDLQSLAPETQNAVHDRLWQSFAARAGWQSARPARIFPVSSKWLAYAAAVAILIACALWLRPATDHLPVVQTISAQPGSHKKVTLPDSTVAHLFPGATLTIPDDYNTKDRRIALTGRVFFEVKADAARPFQVTSGKIVTKVLGTSFEVMATDSLHAAITVRTGKVGVHFDGRPLAELTPGKRLRLHVQRQDFSIDDVNAAMLCEWWNKGMVFHQEPLEEVVQALSGWYNIPITITNEKWKTEPVTIRLRNLSAGEAVSLLSQTLGFRYKKDRNNIIIY; from the coding sequence ATGAACATCGAACAATTGGGAGACATCATCGACAGGTACCTCGCTGGTACGGCTACCGATCCGGAAAAATCCTGGGTGGAGCAGTGGCTGCAGCAACGGCCGGAAGACCTCCAATCCCTCGCCCCCGAAACCCAAAACGCGGTACATGACCGCTTGTGGCAGTCCTTCGCCGCGCGCGCCGGTTGGCAGTCCGCCAGGCCCGCGCGGATTTTCCCTGTTTCCAGCAAATGGCTGGCCTATGCGGCAGCCGTGGCAATCCTGATCGCGTGCGCCCTTTGGCTGCGGCCTGCAACCGACCACCTGCCCGTAGTCCAGACTATTTCTGCCCAACCGGGTTCCCACAAGAAAGTAACCCTGCCCGATAGCACCGTGGCCCATCTGTTCCCCGGTGCCACGCTGACCATTCCCGACGATTACAATACCAAAGACCGGCGCATCGCACTAACCGGACGGGTGTTCTTCGAAGTGAAGGCCGATGCTGCCCGGCCATTCCAGGTGACATCGGGAAAGATAGTCACCAAAGTACTGGGCACATCCTTCGAAGTGATGGCGACCGACAGCCTGCATGCCGCCATAACTGTGCGAACGGGTAAAGTTGGCGTGCATTTCGACGGTCGCCCGCTGGCTGAGCTGACGCCCGGCAAACGGCTTAGGCTGCATGTGCAGCGGCAAGACTTCTCTATCGATGACGTGAATGCCGCCATGCTCTGTGAATGGTGGAATAAAGGCATGGTCTTCCACCAGGAGCCGCTGGAAGAGGTAGTGCAGGCATTGTCCGGCTGGTACAACATCCCCATCACCATTACCAACGAAAAATGGAAAACGGAACCCGTCACCATCCGCCTCAGGAACCTTTCTGCCGGGGAAGCGGTCTCGTTACTCTCGCAGACGCTGGGTTTCCGCTATAAAAAGGACCGTAACAACATCATTATTTACTAA
- a CDS encoding rhodanese-like domain-containing protein — protein MKIAELIDDTTIFVDVRTPDEYQEGHIPGALNIPLPDIFNRKQEIRGLGEKPVIFYCRSGSRSGMAVSQLQKEGYKEIYNGGGIAALQSALLEKGNH, from the coding sequence ATGAAAATAGCAGAGTTAATAGACGATACAACAATTTTCGTCGACGTCAGAACACCGGATGAATACCAGGAAGGCCATATTCCGGGTGCCCTCAATATTCCGCTCCCTGATATTTTCAACAGAAAGCAGGAGATACGCGGCCTCGGTGAAAAGCCGGTAATATTTTATTGCAGAAGCGGCAGCCGGAGTGGAATGGCTGTTTCTCAATTACAAAAAGAGGGTTATAAAGAAATCTACAACGGCGGCGGTATAGCGGCATTGCAGTCTGCCTTGTTGGAAAAAGGAAACCATTAA
- a CDS encoding sigma-70 family RNA polymerase sigma factor, whose translation MQTCALTDLDIWQRVRQDDGAAFKVLFDRYWEKLYVYALNRLPSESDAQDVVQDVMISLWSRRATVNITTTLAAYLHAAVQYEVLAFLSRASKLAGRKEELEKTVLPAFISFLDPLQLKEFQSLVEAEVSRLPEKMQQVYRLRQEKDLSVREISRLLDVSEQTVRNQLNASYHKLRKHLKEAMLTAIFFQHF comes from the coding sequence ATGCAGACATGCGCGCTTACTGATTTAGATATATGGCAACGTGTCCGCCAGGACGATGGCGCTGCCTTTAAAGTCCTGTTCGACCGGTACTGGGAAAAGCTCTACGTGTACGCCCTCAACCGCCTGCCATCCGAATCCGATGCGCAGGATGTTGTGCAGGATGTAATGATCAGCCTCTGGTCGCGCCGAGCGACCGTCAACATAACCACCACCCTGGCCGCTTATCTCCACGCTGCTGTGCAATATGAAGTGCTGGCCTTCCTCTCCAGGGCCAGTAAATTGGCAGGCAGGAAGGAAGAACTGGAGAAAACCGTCCTGCCTGCCTTCATCTCATTCCTCGATCCCCTTCAGCTGAAGGAATTCCAGTCGCTCGTAGAGGCGGAAGTATCACGACTGCCGGAGAAAATGCAGCAGGTGTACCGCCTCCGGCAGGAAAAAGACCTCTCCGTCAGGGAAATCTCCCGGCTCCTCGACGTCTCCGAACAAACGGTCCGTAACCAGCTGAATGCCAGCTATCACAAACTCCGCAAACATCTCAAAGAAGCCATGCTCACGGCTATTTTCTTCCAGCATTTCTAA
- a CDS encoding rhodanese-like domain-containing protein, producing MYFQHIYDRGLAQGSYFIGCQKAGIAAVIDPKRDVDTYIQIAQEQKMKITHVMETHIHADFLSGARELSALTGADLYLSDEGGPDWQYEFDHIGLKDGSRIQLGNLTFDVLHTPGHTPESISFLLTDHPASEAPVMLFTGDFVFVGDIGRPDLLEKAAGLKGTQEAGAHQMFASLKKFSALPPFVQVWPGHGAGSACGKALGTVPSTTTGYEIVRNWAFRFEEDEAGFVRYLLADQPEPPRYFAKMKQLNKVSRPLLTKVPEIRELNYTELKSAREKGYIVIDTRNKSEFAKGYIPGSINIQHNNSFNTWAGWLLDYDTPFVLIAAPHELDDLTRKLMRIGLDNIYGYIPSLEIWQQAGERLDHAQLISLHEFESLYEQNGIQVVDLRGATEYNAGHIPQAEHVFVGNLLNNLDKISKDKKVIIHCQGGDRSSIGYSLLAKKGYTNILNFASGMHKWIEAGKPVAQ from the coding sequence ATGTATTTTCAACATATTTATGATCGGGGCCTCGCACAGGGGAGCTACTTCATCGGTTGTCAGAAGGCTGGTATCGCCGCGGTAATCGACCCTAAAAGGGATGTAGACACTTACATACAAATCGCACAGGAGCAGAAAATGAAAATCACCCATGTTATGGAAACGCATATCCATGCCGATTTCCTCTCTGGAGCGAGAGAATTGTCTGCACTCACCGGTGCGGACCTGTATCTGTCCGATGAAGGCGGACCTGACTGGCAATATGAGTTTGATCACATTGGGCTGAAAGACGGCAGCAGGATTCAATTGGGAAACCTCACATTTGACGTACTGCATACACCCGGACATACCCCGGAAAGCATTAGCTTCCTGCTAACCGATCATCCGGCAAGTGAAGCGCCCGTCATGTTGTTTACCGGGGACTTCGTATTTGTAGGAGATATCGGCCGGCCCGATCTTTTAGAAAAGGCCGCCGGTCTTAAAGGGACGCAGGAGGCGGGAGCGCACCAGATGTTCGCTTCGCTTAAAAAATTCAGTGCCTTACCACCTTTCGTTCAGGTATGGCCCGGCCATGGAGCCGGCTCTGCCTGCGGCAAGGCGCTGGGAACAGTGCCTTCCACCACTACCGGATATGAAATTGTAAGAAACTGGGCATTCCGGTTTGAAGAAGATGAAGCAGGTTTCGTCCGGTATCTGTTGGCGGACCAACCCGAGCCACCCCGTTATTTTGCGAAGATGAAGCAACTCAACAAGGTGTCCCGGCCATTGCTGACGAAGGTGCCGGAGATCAGGGAATTAAATTATACAGAACTGAAATCCGCGCGCGAAAAAGGATATATAGTAATCGATACCCGGAATAAGTCTGAGTTCGCCAAAGGATATATCCCGGGCAGTATCAATATCCAGCACAATAATTCCTTCAATACATGGGCTGGCTGGCTGTTGGATTATGATACGCCGTTTGTATTAATTGCTGCGCCCCACGAGTTGGATGATCTGACCCGTAAATTGATGCGTATTGGGCTGGATAACATATATGGTTATATACCTTCCCTGGAAATCTGGCAGCAGGCGGGTGAGCGGCTCGATCACGCACAGTTAATATCGTTGCATGAATTTGAAAGCCTGTATGAACAAAACGGAATACAGGTGGTTGACCTGCGGGGAGCAACCGAATATAATGCCGGGCACATTCCGCAGGCTGAACATGTTTTTGTCGGCAATCTGTTGAATAATCTCGACAAAATCAGCAAGGATAAGAAAGTAATTATTCATTGTCAGGGAGGTGACCGGTCATCTATCGGGTATTCCCTGCTGGCAAAAAAAGGCTACACGAACATCCTGAATTTCGCATCAGGTATGCATAAATGGATAGAAGCAGGAAAACCTGTAGCCCAATAA
- a CDS encoding sulfite exporter TauE/SafE family protein, producing MEWIGYIASLLIGMSLGLIGGGGSILTMPVMVYFFGLSPVTAISYSLFVVGSTSLVGAAKQYRQGAVNVRMALLFAATSMITVFLTRKWLVPHIPEHIADIHGFQVTEDWLTMVLFAVLMLISSVFMVRKQRKAAKTKFDSGHTNIFKLVLYGTGIGLVTGLLGAGGGFLLIPALVLLLHLPMKEAVGTSLLVIALNSLIGFAGDVHAGNIDWRFLLTITGLAIAGILVGSYLNQLIPAGKLKKTFGWFVLVMGIYILIREMSGLS from the coding sequence ATGGAATGGATTGGGTACATAGCCTCTTTGCTGATCGGTATGTCTTTGGGACTGATAGGCGGAGGCGGATCAATATTGACGATGCCGGTGATGGTATATTTTTTTGGGTTGTCTCCTGTGACTGCGATTTCATATTCATTGTTCGTAGTAGGTTCCACCAGCCTGGTAGGTGCCGCCAAACAATACAGGCAGGGAGCAGTAAACGTCAGGATGGCATTATTGTTTGCGGCAACTTCCATGATCACTGTTTTTCTCACCCGGAAATGGCTGGTGCCGCATATTCCTGAGCACATAGCCGATATTCATGGATTTCAGGTTACGGAGGATTGGCTTACTATGGTGTTATTCGCCGTACTGATGTTGATTTCGTCCGTTTTCATGGTACGGAAACAAAGGAAGGCTGCCAAGACTAAATTCGACTCCGGTCATACAAATATTTTTAAGCTCGTCCTGTATGGGACGGGCATTGGTTTGGTAACCGGGTTATTGGGTGCTGGAGGTGGCTTTCTGCTAATTCCTGCATTGGTGCTGCTATTGCATTTGCCGATGAAAGAAGCGGTTGGCACCTCCCTGCTCGTGATAGCGCTGAACTCGCTGATTGGATTTGCAGGAGATGTACATGCAGGTAATATCGACTGGCGTTTTCTACTTACCATAACCGGTTTGGCGATAGCAGGCATTCTGGTGGGAAGCTACCTCAACCAGTTGATCCCGGCAGGAAAGCTGAAAAAAACATTTGGATGGTTTGTACTGGTGATGGGGATTTACATTTTAATCCGGGAAATGTCGGGATTATCGTAA
- a CDS encoding DUF6691 family protein yields MALVSCHDHVHGWRFYHGKSDLAFHPSIVKLENMDSTTYKTAQQSDMEIRSQDTICINESQKVHPWWYNLKYLAVGILFGVVFVKAEIISWFRIQEMFRMQSFHMYGVIGTAIVVGAISVWLIKKLKIKTIHGEQIEFHPKKFNKGQIYGGFIFGLGWALTGACPGPLFAQIGTGALVVAVVLLSAIAGTWTYGYFREKLPH; encoded by the coding sequence ATGGCCCTCGTTAGTTGCCACGATCATGTTCATGGCTGGCGGTTTTATCATGGCAAATCTGATCTTGCCTTTCATCCTTCAATTGTAAAATTAGAAAACATGGATTCAACTACATATAAGACAGCGCAGCAAAGCGACATGGAAATACGTTCACAGGATACGATTTGCATTAACGAATCCCAAAAAGTGCATCCCTGGTGGTATAATCTTAAATACCTTGCAGTGGGAATACTGTTTGGTGTCGTTTTCGTAAAGGCTGAAATCATCAGCTGGTTCCGTATCCAGGAGATGTTCAGGATGCAAAGCTTTCATATGTACGGGGTTATCGGTACGGCCATTGTGGTCGGTGCCATTTCCGTTTGGCTGATCAAAAAATTAAAAATAAAAACGATTCATGGAGAGCAGATCGAATTTCATCCCAAGAAATTCAATAAAGGGCAGATCTATGGAGGATTCATTTTCGGTTTGGGATGGGCGCTCACCGGCGCATGCCCCGGGCCTTTGTTCGCCCAGATCGGAACCGGGGCCCTGGTTGTGGCGGTAGTCCTGCTGAGCGCTATCGCCGGCACATGGACGTACGGATATTTTAGGGAGAAACTACCGCACTGA